From a single Chloroflexota bacterium genomic region:
- a CDS encoding 2-oxoacid:acceptor oxidoreductase subunit alpha, whose amino-acid sequence MVGGPAGSGVNPASEIFMKACSRAGLFVFTNVEYHSNIHGRHIFFRIRTADEPITSHVERVDVLLALDSETIYGTDPHQDYQSHKGHLHEVVPGGAIVVDAKVGITTETLGRDDVRLLSLPYDDIVRSAVEEHGLEYNARRHAVMANMVPLGACCALLDFDVDRVIPIVAERLPERHQNLVPINRSVLQHAWEAAHDILGDAGFSQTLHPCDDQPARMLVAGHEAIGIAKLHAGCAFQTYYPIAPASDESVYLEALQADWPIVVLQAEDEVASMNMAVGAAHAGVRASTSTAGPGFTLMAEGMGFASITEAPGPVVVLYQRGGPSTGLPTRNSQQDLRFALQPAHGEFPHIVVAPGDVEEAAQYTHLAFNWGDRYQVPVVVLADKFIANSHFTVDSLGLKGLPVDRGAVWTGDVNGAEPYRRHQLTASGVSPRAVPGTPGGEFVTTSDEHTERGRIEEDIDNRIEQMDKRMQKLDIMLDEIPESQQFTLHGSDDADLTIVSWGSTRCPIRDAIRQIERESDITVNNLQIRLLRPFPAEAVREILERANRLLLLEDNYAGQLGLLIAEQTGIQIEEKALKYTGRPFSQDEVAEAIRRQAPMPAAVAAAAHGS is encoded by the coding sequence ATGGTTGGCGGACCGGCCGGAAGCGGCGTGAACCCAGCGTCAGAGATCTTCATGAAGGCCTGCTCGCGCGCGGGGCTGTTCGTTTTCACCAACGTTGAGTACCACTCCAACATCCACGGCAGGCACATCTTCTTTCGCATCCGTACGGCCGACGAGCCGATCACCTCGCACGTGGAACGAGTGGACGTGTTGCTGGCGCTGGATTCCGAGACGATCTACGGCACCGATCCGCACCAGGACTACCAGTCGCACAAGGGCCACCTCCATGAAGTGGTGCCGGGCGGTGCGATCGTGGTAGACGCCAAGGTCGGCATTACCACCGAAACCCTGGGGCGCGACGACGTGCGGCTGCTGTCGCTGCCCTACGACGACATCGTGCGCTCTGCCGTCGAGGAGCACGGTCTCGAATACAACGCGCGCCGTCACGCGGTGATGGCCAACATGGTGCCCCTGGGCGCGTGCTGCGCGCTGCTCGACTTCGACGTGGATCGCGTGATTCCGATCGTGGCCGAGCGCTTGCCGGAACGGCATCAGAATCTGGTGCCAATTAACCGGTCGGTCCTGCAGCACGCCTGGGAGGCGGCGCACGACATCCTGGGCGACGCCGGGTTCTCCCAGACGCTGCACCCCTGCGACGATCAGCCGGCCCGGATGCTGGTGGCGGGGCACGAGGCCATCGGCATCGCCAAGCTGCACGCCGGCTGCGCCTTTCAGACCTACTACCCGATTGCTCCGGCCTCGGATGAGAGCGTGTACCTGGAGGCGTTGCAGGCGGACTGGCCGATCGTGGTGCTCCAGGCCGAAGACGAGGTCGCGTCGATGAACATGGCCGTGGGCGCGGCGCACGCGGGCGTTCGCGCGTCCACGTCGACGGCGGGTCCCGGCTTCACGCTGATGGCCGAGGGCATGGGGTTCGCGTCAATCACCGAAGCGCCCGGTCCGGTGGTCGTGTTGTATCAGCGCGGCGGTCCGAGCACGGGCCTGCCGACGCGCAACTCGCAGCAGGACCTCAGGTTTGCGCTGCAACCGGCCCATGGCGAGTTTCCGCACATCGTTGTGGCGCCGGGAGACGTGGAAGAGGCGGCGCAGTACACGCATCTGGCCTTCAACTGGGGAGACCGGTACCAGGTGCCGGTGGTGGTGCTGGCCGACAAGTTCATCGCCAACTCGCACTTCACGGTCGACAGCCTGGGATTGAAGGGACTGCCGGTGGACCGGGGCGCCGTCTGGACCGGGGATGTCAATGGGGCGGAGCCGTATCGTCGACACCAGCTCACGGCCTCGGGTGTGAGCCCGCGCGCCGTGCCCGGCACGCCGGGCGGTGAGTTCGTCACCACGAGCGACGAGCACACCGAACGTGGCCGGATCGAGGAAGACATCGACAACCGGATCGAGCAGATGGACAAGCGAATGCAGAAGCTTGACATAATGCTCGACGAGATTCCGGAGTCGCAGCAGTTCACGCTGCACGGTTCGGATGACGCCGATCTCACGATCGTTTCGTGGGGCTCAACGCGCTGCCCGATCCGCGACGCGATCCGGCAGATTGAGCGAGAGTCGGACATCACGGTCAACAACCTGCAAATCCGGCTGCTGCGTCCCTTCCCCGCGGAGGCCGTGCGCGAGATTCTGGAGCGCGCGAATCGACTGCTGCTGCTCGAAGACAACTACGCCGGTCAACTCGGCCTGCTGATTGCCGAGCAGACGGGGATCCAGATCGAGGAAAAGGCGCTGAAATACACCGGCCGCCCGTTCTCCCAGGACGAGGTTGCGGAGGCGATCCGGCGGCAGGCGCCGATGCCGGCAGCCGTCGCGGCGGCGGCGCATGGCTCGTAA
- the sucD gene encoding succinate--CoA ligase subunit alpha, producing the protein MSILLDATARVVVQGITGRQGTFHAQRMAEAGTAVVAGVTPGRAGAAVDGLSDVPVFNTMAEAVSDTGANAACIFVPPPFAADAILEDIVAGMELIVCITEGIPTIDMLRVMPVLRASASRLIGPNCPGIAVPGANVKVGIMPWEIHAPGRVGVVSRSGTLTYEVVQHLTDSGLGQSAAVGIGGDPIIGTRFTDVLELFEQDDETDGIVLLGEIGGGDEEQAARFISERVTKPVSAFIAGKTAPPERRMGHAGAIVSGSEGTAAGKEAALREAGVRVGDTPREAVELLAAELR; encoded by the coding sequence ATGAGCATCCTGCTCGACGCGACGGCGCGCGTGGTGGTGCAGGGGATCACGGGACGGCAGGGCACATTTCATGCGCAGCGCATGGCGGAGGCCGGAACCGCGGTAGTGGCGGGCGTCACGCCCGGTCGAGCGGGAGCCGCGGTGGACGGCCTGTCCGACGTGCCGGTCTTCAACACCATGGCCGAGGCGGTTTCGGACACGGGAGCGAATGCGGCGTGCATCTTCGTGCCGCCGCCGTTCGCGGCGGACGCGATCTTGGAAGACATCGTGGCCGGTATGGAGCTGATCGTCTGCATCACCGAGGGCATCCCGACCATCGACATGCTGCGCGTGATGCCGGTGCTGCGGGCCTCCGCATCGCGACTGATCGGGCCCAACTGCCCGGGCATCGCGGTGCCGGGCGCGAACGTGAAGGTGGGCATCATGCCCTGGGAGATTCACGCGCCGGGACGGGTTGGCGTCGTCAGCCGCAGCGGCACGCTGACCTATGAAGTGGTGCAGCACTTGACCGACAGCGGTCTGGGACAGTCCGCGGCGGTTGGCATCGGCGGCGACCCGATCATCGGCACGCGCTTCACCGATGTGTTGGAGCTCTTCGAGCAAGACGACGAAACGGACGGGATTGTGCTGCTGGGGGAGATTGGCGGCGGCGACGAGGAGCAGGCGGCGCGGTTCATCAGCGAGCGGGTGACGAAGCCGGTCAGCGCCTTCATCGCCGGCAAGACCGCTCCGCCGGAGCGCCGGATGGGACACGCGGGGGCCATCGTGTCAGGCTCGGAAGGCACGGCCGCGGGCAAAGAGGCGGCCCTGCGGGAGGCCGGGGTGCGCGTGGGCGATACCCCGCGGGAGGCTGTCGAGTTGCTGGCTGCCGAGCTCCGCTAG
- the sucC gene encoding ADP-forming succinate--CoA ligase subunit beta, with product MKVHESDARRIFADRGLPVPPSRVATTPDEAAAAAAEFDGLVVVKALVLAGGRGKAGGVKLADGPESAREAAEAILGIEIRGERVRRVLVAPAVDIDREIYLGVTIDRERQSAVVMASASGGIDIEEIAAATPEAIQRIEFDVARGVEAWQARGVGFALGLGGRQVLSFVRILDGLVRVFVECDASLAEVNPLVVSPDGKLWAIDAKLNIDDNALGRRPELEQLRDAEAEEPAEARARDAGISYIKLDGDIGCMVNGAGLAMATMDVVKHYGGEPANFLDVGGGAGAERVSAAFAIILDDPNVRAVFVNIFGGITRADEVARGVLAARESMPRAVPLVVRLMGTNEAEGLRLLADAGIQAERSMDAAARLAVEAVR from the coding sequence GTGAAGGTCCACGAGTCCGACGCCCGCCGGATCTTCGCCGACCGGGGGCTGCCGGTGCCGCCGAGCCGAGTGGCGACCACGCCCGACGAGGCGGCGGCCGCGGCCGCGGAATTCGACGGTCTGGTGGTCGTGAAGGCGCTCGTCTTGGCCGGCGGTCGCGGCAAGGCCGGCGGCGTGAAGCTGGCCGACGGACCCGAGTCCGCTCGGGAAGCCGCCGAGGCGATCCTGGGGATCGAGATCCGAGGCGAACGGGTTCGGCGCGTGCTGGTGGCGCCGGCGGTGGATATCGACCGCGAGATCTACCTGGGCGTGACCATCGACCGCGAGCGTCAATCGGCGGTCGTGATGGCGAGCGCGTCCGGCGGCATTGATATCGAAGAGATCGCGGCGGCTACGCCGGAGGCCATCCAGCGCATCGAGTTCGACGTGGCGCGCGGCGTGGAAGCCTGGCAGGCGCGCGGCGTGGGCTTTGCGCTCGGGCTTGGCGGACGGCAAGTGCTGAGTTTCGTTCGCATCCTGGACGGGCTGGTTCGGGTCTTCGTGGAGTGCGACGCGTCGCTGGCGGAGGTGAACCCGCTCGTCGTTAGCCCGGACGGCAAGCTGTGGGCCATCGACGCCAAACTGAACATCGACGACAACGCGCTGGGACGGCGTCCCGAACTGGAACAGCTGCGGGACGCCGAGGCCGAGGAGCCGGCGGAGGCGCGCGCGCGTGACGCGGGCATCAGCTACATCAAGCTCGACGGTGATATCGGGTGCATGGTCAACGGCGCTGGCCTGGCCATGGCCACCATGGACGTGGTGAAGCACTACGGCGGCGAACCGGCGAATTTCCTGGACGTTGGCGGCGGCGCCGGCGCGGAGCGCGTGAGCGCCGCATTCGCCATTATCTTGGACGATCCGAATGTTCGGGCCGTATTCGTCAACATCTTTGGCGGGATTACCCGTGCCGACGAGGTGGCCCGCGGGGTGCTCGCGGCGCGCGAGAGCATGCCCCGTGCCGTGCCGCTGGTGGTGCGCCTGATGGGCACCAACGAGGCCGAGGGGCTGCGTCTGCTGGCCGACGCCGGCATCCAGGCCGAGCGGTCGATGGACGCCGCGGCCCGCCTGGCAGTGGAGGCCGTGCGATGA
- the ndk gene encoding nucleoside-diphosphate kinase — protein MERTLVLLKPDALQRAIGMELLARFERRGLRFVGLKLVQIEESLARRHYAVHEGKFFFDDLVQHLTSAPVVAAVLQGPEAIQVVRAIVGATRPHEAAAGTIRGDYALAGLRNLIHASDAPETAREEIELHFDPQELVEYSRGLDAWIVEDAAE, from the coding sequence GTGGAACGCACGCTGGTCTTGTTGAAGCCCGATGCCTTGCAGCGGGCCATTGGGATGGAGCTGCTGGCGCGGTTTGAACGCCGCGGCCTGCGGTTCGTCGGACTAAAGCTCGTGCAGATCGAGGAGTCGCTGGCCCGCCGGCACTATGCGGTGCACGAGGGCAAGTTCTTTTTCGACGATCTGGTGCAGCACCTGACCAGCGCTCCGGTGGTCGCCGCGGTGCTCCAAGGTCCGGAGGCGATCCAGGTTGTACGGGCGATTGTTGGGGCGACGCGACCGCACGAGGCCGCCGCGGGCACGATCCGCGGCGACTACGCCCTGGCCGGCCTGCGCAACCTGATTCATGCGTCTGATGCGCCCGAAACGGCACGGGAAGAAATCGAGCTGCACTTCGACCCGCAGGAGCTGGTGGAATACTCGCGGGGGCTCGACGCCTGGATCGTCGAGGATGCCGCCGAGTGA
- a CDS encoding tetratricopeptide repeat protein translates to MRPSEVIEQARQAFREGASDRAVELAEHVIARYPRHASARLVRALKAEVDGELDQALEDLRFVTSAEPLNARAAAATARIFKQRDDDARAQDEARRVVELVPDVSDNASLESALDILGVDADALPMTPGVFARVHLRSGWPGSAERYARRALDEEPDRIDIRLTLAEALWQLNRLSQCEEQCTIIFDRANDCVRAAVMLAHVLAERGRMAEGQDLLGRAGEIDPEYLEARQMLAQLEIHRLVLPDVPQIDVPASIRPTDGAPESAATPSATPDHQAPTTAEQAADDGPPMPDGDSEAEPAAAPDGAAFTQIDWARELIRREDWREAERVLREIVEDDGLPAANVDALLEEAAGRPAFAATGWQLLGDFRMRTRRPQAAAEAYLRAADSPEAADV, encoded by the coding sequence GTGCGACCAAGCGAGGTCATCGAGCAGGCGCGGCAGGCGTTTCGAGAGGGGGCGTCGGATCGGGCCGTGGAGCTCGCCGAGCACGTCATCGCGCGCTACCCGCGCCACGCGTCGGCCCGTCTGGTCCGCGCCCTGAAGGCTGAGGTCGACGGCGAGCTCGACCAGGCGCTGGAAGACCTGCGGTTCGTAACCTCGGCGGAGCCGCTGAACGCCCGGGCCGCCGCGGCGACGGCGCGGATTTTCAAGCAGCGCGACGACGATGCGCGGGCCCAGGATGAAGCGCGGCGCGTGGTGGAGCTGGTGCCGGACGTCAGCGACAACGCGTCCCTGGAGTCGGCTCTGGACATCCTTGGTGTGGACGCCGACGCGTTGCCCATGACGCCCGGGGTGTTCGCGCGCGTTCACTTGCGCAGCGGATGGCCGGGCAGCGCCGAGCGATATGCCCGGCGCGCGCTCGACGAGGAGCCCGACCGCATCGACATCCGCCTGACCCTGGCCGAGGCGCTTTGGCAGCTGAATCGACTGTCCCAATGCGAAGAGCAGTGCACAATCATCTTCGACCGCGCGAACGACTGCGTGCGGGCGGCCGTGATGCTGGCGCACGTGCTGGCGGAGCGCGGGCGGATGGCCGAAGGGCAGGACCTGCTGGGTCGCGCGGGCGAAATCGATCCGGAATACCTGGAAGCGCGGCAGATGCTGGCGCAGCTTGAGATTCATCGACTGGTGCTGCCCGATGTGCCGCAGATTGACGTGCCGGCGTCGATTCGCCCGACGGATGGGGCGCCGGAATCGGCGGCGACGCCGTCAGCAACCCCCGACCACCAGGCCCCGACAACCGCCGAGCAGGCGGCGGACGATGGGCCGCCGATGCCCGATGGGGATTCCGAGGCGGAGCCGGCAGCGGCGCCCGACGGAGCGGCGTTTACGCAGATCGACTGGGCCCGGGAGCTGATTCGGCGGGAGGACTGGCGCGAGGCGGAACGCGTGCTCCGTGAGATCGTGGAAGACGACGGACTGCCCGCCGCGAATGTTGACGCTCTGCTCGAAGAAGCGGCCGGCCGGCCCGCATTCGCGGCGACCGGCTGGCAGTTGCTGGGCGACTTCCGCATGCGCACGCGCCGTCCTCAGGCCGCCGCCGAGGCGTATTTGCGCGCCGCCGATTCGCCGGAGGCGGCGGATGTCTGA
- a CDS encoding pitrilysin family protein, whose amino-acid sequence MSTFRDHRTARSRLANGAHVLVTPVPHARSVSLIAATRIGSGFESPPEQGISHFVEHMLFKGTQRRPSYTDIAASVERLGGMINALTEPEMTVIWAKVASPHWRSALDVITDMIGHSRFDAGEIEKERRVILDEIGMTADVPEEAVRRSLRSRLWHGHGLGREVAGTPANLETFTPDQMRAHARRMFSGANVVVSLAGDLDPGDGVAAVQAGIGDHPAGREAVWPSYEPDGPPLPRAVVDSREADHVYFGIAGRAVSRHDPQRYDVDVLTAILGEGMGSRLFEELRERRGIVYEVLASVTATRDSGAMVIEAATEPDTLNEAMQAVLDELAAVRDDGVTEDQVDRAREVIKGEIQLSMEDTYAVAGWALREQLLETEQLTPDGVTAKYDAVTAESVVQGARRLFSDDWPIVAASGPVDDDAVLPHHFDGAGAPDS is encoded by the coding sequence TTGAGCACGTTTCGCGACCACCGCACCGCTCGATCGCGCCTGGCCAACGGCGCTCATGTGCTTGTCACTCCGGTTCCGCACGCGCGTTCCGTATCCCTGATCGCGGCCACGCGCATCGGCTCGGGCTTCGAGTCTCCGCCGGAGCAAGGGATTTCGCATTTCGTGGAGCACATGCTCTTCAAGGGCACCCAGCGACGCCCGTCGTACACCGACATAGCGGCCTCCGTGGAGCGCCTTGGCGGGATGATTAACGCGCTGACCGAGCCGGAAATGACGGTGATTTGGGCAAAAGTGGCGTCGCCTCACTGGCGGAGCGCCCTGGACGTGATCACGGACATGATCGGTCACTCCCGGTTCGACGCCGGCGAAATCGAGAAGGAGCGCCGGGTCATCCTGGATGAGATCGGCATGACGGCCGACGTTCCGGAAGAAGCCGTGCGGCGCTCGCTGCGCTCGCGCCTGTGGCACGGGCACGGCCTGGGGCGCGAGGTGGCGGGGACGCCGGCGAACCTGGAGACGTTCACGCCGGACCAGATGCGCGCCCACGCGCGCCGCATGTTCTCGGGCGCCAACGTGGTGGTGAGCCTGGCGGGCGACCTGGATCCGGGCGACGGCGTGGCGGCCGTTCAGGCGGGAATCGGCGACCATCCGGCGGGGCGCGAGGCCGTGTGGCCGTCCTATGAGCCGGACGGCCCGCCGTTGCCGCGGGCGGTGGTTGATTCGCGGGAGGCCGATCACGTGTACTTCGGCATTGCCGGACGCGCCGTGTCGCGCCACGATCCCCAGCGGTATGACGTGGACGTGCTCACCGCGATCCTGGGCGAGGGCATGGGGTCGCGCTTGTTCGAGGAGCTGCGGGAACGGCGAGGCATCGTGTATGAGGTGCTGGCGTCGGTCACGGCGACGAGGGATTCCGGGGCGATGGTGATCGAGGCGGCGACCGAGCCAGATACTCTGAACGAGGCGATGCAGGCCGTGCTCGACGAATTGGCCGCGGTGCGCGACGACGGGGTCACGGAGGACCAAGTCGATCGCGCGCGCGAGGTCATCAAGGGAGAAATCCAGCTCTCGATGGAAGACACCTATGCCGTGGCCGGTTGGGCGCTGCGCGAGCAGCTGCTCGAGACCGAGCAGCTCACGCCCGACGGCGTGACGGCCAAATATGACGCGGTCACCGCGGAGAGCGTGGTCCAAGGGGCGCGCCGGCTGTTCAGCGACGACTGGCCGATCGTGGCCGCCTCGGGGCCGGTTGACGACGACGCCGTGCTCCCCCACCACTTCGACGGCGCCGGCGCGCCGGATTCCTGA
- a CDS encoding PfkB family carbohydrate kinase produces MSDPATHQPFAPALHAARVREILGRAWSCRVVVLGDMMLDEHIVGRAQAVAREAPVLIVEQESRYAVPGGATNVAANLRALACDVSVCGVVGDDAAGTALRRQLNDRGIGAEGLIADASRTTSIKLRIWAGGDRQRPQHMVSRVDTVDRRDLDAAVAAELIAYLERSIPTADALLISDYWNGVVGSEVVAAALPLARKHGLIIAVDAHGGLARFQGAHVVTPNQPEAEAELGYALASPEVTCRGAAELRQRLESRGVIITLGAAGMVAAAQDADPVLIPAAPQARVTDPTGAGDTVAAAVTAGLLGGGSILEAALLGELAARIVIRRLGVAVAPTEAILAEVGAANG; encoded by the coding sequence ATGAGCGACCCGGCCACTCACCAGCCCTTCGCCCCCGCGCTCCACGCTGCCCGCGTCCGCGAAATCCTGGGCCGCGCCTGGAGCTGCCGCGTCGTCGTGCTGGGCGACATGATGCTCGACGAGCACATCGTCGGCCGGGCGCAGGCGGTGGCGCGCGAGGCCCCGGTCCTCATCGTCGAGCAAGAGTCTCGCTACGCCGTGCCCGGCGGGGCGACCAACGTCGCCGCCAATCTGCGGGCCCTTGCGTGCGACGTGAGCGTCTGCGGCGTGGTCGGCGACGACGCCGCCGGCACGGCGCTCCGCAGGCAGCTCAACGATCGCGGCATTGGCGCGGAGGGTCTCATCGCCGACGCCTCGCGAACCACGTCGATCAAGCTGCGCATCTGGGCCGGCGGCGACCGCCAGCGGCCGCAGCACATGGTGTCGCGCGTCGACACCGTGGACCGGCGTGACCTGGACGCCGCGGTCGCGGCGGAACTCATCGCCTATCTGGAGCGATCGATCCCCACCGCCGACGCCCTGCTCATTTCCGACTATTGGAACGGCGTGGTTGGGTCGGAGGTCGTCGCGGCGGCGCTGCCGCTCGCGCGCAAGCACGGCTTGATCATCGCCGTGGACGCCCACGGCGGCCTCGCGCGGTTTCAGGGCGCCCACGTGGTCACGCCCAATCAGCCCGAAGCCGAGGCCGAGCTTGGCTACGCTCTCGCCTCGCCCGAGGTGACCTGCCGGGGCGCGGCCGAGCTGCGCCAGCGGCTGGAATCGCGGGGCGTGATCATCACGCTCGGCGCCGCCGGCATGGTGGCGGCCGCCCAGGACGCCGACCCGGTGCTCATTCCCGCAGCGCCGCAGGCCCGAGTCACGGACCCCACCGGCGCCGGCGACACCGTGGCGGCGGCGGTCACCGCCGGCCTGCTGGGCGGCGGCTCGATCCTGGAAGCCGCTCTGCTCGGTGAGCTTGCCGCGCGAATCGTGATCCGCCGGCTCGGCGTGGCCGTGGCGCCGACGGAGGCCATCCTGGCCGAAGTGGGCGCGGCCAATGGCTGA
- a CDS encoding adenylyltransferase/cytidyltransferase family protein translates to MADVASPTPDTFDQVLDAARSQRRTIVLTNGCFDVMHAGHAAVLRAAAAHGDFLAVGVNDDAGVRALKGPERPLAPLADRLALVAALRWVDAITVLEESTADALIRRVRPHVYVKGADYDASAGGRELPEAATLRALDVRVVYVPLLGGRSTSRLVERLRQES, encoded by the coding sequence ATGGCTGACGTGGCGTCGCCGACCCCGGACACCTTCGACCAAGTCCTCGACGCCGCCCGCTCCCAGCGCCGGACCATCGTCCTCACCAACGGCTGCTTCGACGTGATGCACGCCGGGCATGCCGCCGTCCTCCGCGCGGCAGCCGCCCACGGCGACTTCCTGGCCGTGGGAGTCAACGACGACGCGGGCGTGCGGGCCCTCAAGGGTCCCGAGCGCCCCCTGGCGCCGCTCGCCGATCGTCTGGCGCTCGTCGCGGCCCTCCGTTGGGTCGATGCCATCACCGTCCTGGAAGAATCCACCGCCGATGCGCTCATTCGGCGGGTGCGCCCGCATGTTTATGTCAAGGGCGCCGACTATGACGCCAGCGCCGGCGGCCGCGAGCTGCCCGAGGCGGCCACGCTTCGCGCCCTCGACGTGCGCGTCGTCTACGTCCCGCTGCTGGGCGGACGATCGACCAGCCGTTTGGTCGAGCGACTGCGTCAGGAGTCGTGA
- the murJ gene encoding murein biosynthesis integral membrane protein MurJ — MTESTGRRIAIAALLIAGGNILSRLLGLVREPVIAALFGVSGTTDAWEVATRIPQSIHELVIGGMVSGALIPVLSELADDEQALRRTFSTVAAMVVAVAGTATVVLVLLAEPLVDLAAIGLPPETRELAVTLTRITLPSLLFLGISAVTTARLYARDRYAFPAFSTASLNGTLIVFALALTPVVGPPGVALGYLAGAAMHLLIQIPALVRDRARLSPPAWLSDAKFHRILRLYAPIAAGLVVTQILVVVDANLASRTGEGSLAAMRFATRLQQFPLGLVATAVSLAYLPTLARAAPASIRDLASALDFRRHLAMAAKVTTLLIVPITVLMTVLSSSVIHAVYERGKFDALATDATGPALLIYAIQLPLTALDQIFIVAFYAMRNTITPVAVGIVGGGVYLATALSLVEPLGMLGLVTANTVQNSFHGLVLGLGLWWLMRGTIQRGSWIFAIKVALAGGVMALVALGLREALIAGLEVDGRGGWLTLLLAGGGSFAVYLAALVLFRVEELGHLRSLVHQALARVRNRAA; from the coding sequence GTGACCGAATCCACCGGACGGCGAATCGCCATCGCCGCCCTCCTCATCGCCGGCGGCAACATCCTCAGCCGGCTGCTGGGATTAGTTCGCGAGCCCGTCATTGCCGCCCTCTTCGGTGTAAGCGGCACCACGGACGCCTGGGAAGTGGCGACTCGCATCCCGCAATCGATCCACGAGCTGGTCATCGGCGGCATGGTGTCCGGCGCGCTCATTCCCGTCCTGAGCGAGCTTGCCGACGACGAGCAGGCCCTGCGCCGCACCTTCTCAACCGTTGCCGCTATGGTGGTCGCCGTCGCCGGGACGGCCACCGTTGTCCTGGTGCTGCTGGCCGAGCCGCTGGTGGACCTCGCCGCCATCGGCCTGCCGCCGGAAACGCGCGAGCTCGCCGTCACGCTCACCCGCATCACCCTGCCGTCGCTGCTCTTCCTCGGCATCTCCGCCGTCACCACAGCTCGCCTGTACGCCCGCGACCGCTACGCCTTCCCCGCCTTCAGCACCGCTTCGCTCAACGGCACCCTCATCGTGTTCGCCCTCGCGCTCACGCCCGTCGTCGGGCCGCCGGGTGTGGCGCTCGGCTATCTGGCTGGTGCGGCCATGCACCTCCTGATTCAGATTCCCGCCCTGGTGCGCGACCGCGCGCGCCTTTCGCCACCTGCCTGGCTCAGCGACGCGAAGTTCCACCGGATCCTGCGACTCTATGCGCCGATCGCCGCCGGCCTGGTCGTGACCCAAATCCTCGTGGTGGTCGACGCCAATCTGGCCTCGCGCACCGGCGAGGGCAGCCTCGCCGCCATGCGCTTCGCCACGCGCCTGCAGCAGTTTCCGCTGGGCCTAGTGGCAACCGCGGTGTCGCTGGCGTACCTGCCAACCCTCGCTCGCGCGGCGCCCGCGTCCATTCGTGACCTTGCTTCGGCTTTGGACTTTCGCCGCCACCTCGCCATGGCCGCCAAGGTGACGACGCTCCTGATAGTCCCCATCACGGTCCTCATGACCGTGCTGAGCTCGTCCGTCATCCACGCGGTCTATGAGCGCGGCAAGTTCGACGCCCTGGCGACCGATGCGACCGGGCCGGCGTTGCTGATCTATGCCATCCAGCTCCCGCTAACGGCCCTGGACCAGATATTCATCGTGGCGTTCTACGCCATGCGCAACACGATCACGCCCGTCGCCGTGGGCATCGTCGGCGGCGGGGTGTATCTCGCCACCGCCCTGTCGCTGGTTGAACCGCTCGGCATGCTCGGACTCGTCACCGCCAACACCGTCCAGAACAGCTTTCACGGACTGGTCCTGGGTCTCGGGCTCTGGTGGCTCATGCGAGGCACGATCCAGCGCGGCAGTTGGATCTTTGCCATCAAGGTCGCGCTGGCCGGCGGCGTCATGGCGCTGGTCGCGCTCGGATTGCGCGAGGCCCTGATCGCCGGTCTCGAAGTCGACGGCCGCGGGGGCTGGCTCACCCTCCTGCTGGCCGGCGGCGGATCCTTCGCGGTGTATCTCGCGGCACTCGTCCTGTTTCGCGTGGAAGAGCTCGGCCACCTGCGGTCCCTCGTCCATCAAGCGCTCGCCCGCGTCCGAAACCGCGCCGCGTAG